The nucleotide sequence TGGAGCCGAGAGAACGTCATTGATAAGCAGATCCGTGTCATTGATCAGCGGAGACGCAAGGCACGGGAATCCGTTTGGCGGAGGGACTGCGAGTCCAACCCCTCTGAATATCTGTCGGCAAAGCGAATCGCCGGTCGCATCGGCCGCAAAGAAGCGCGGGCCGTCGTTGTTATCTCGGAACACCCATCCGCCAAGTACGATCAGGCCGCTGTTGTTGAACGTCTCGACGTCCTGCATTACCAGTTCCGATGCAACCGGCTTGCTGACCGACTCTGGACGAACATTCCCGAAGCCATCGTAGTTGAGGCCGATGCTGCCGCCATTGCTTCTGAACCCCGCATCACCGATCACTATCGTGCCGGCGTTGACGAAGGCGTCCTGCCCTGCTCCGAAAGCAATGGTCGTCTGTCTGAATACTTCCGGATAGCCGGTCAGCAACCCGCCTGACAGGAGACTGCGCCCCGCAGTTGGCAGGAGTAATCCTTCATTATTGATTGCATCGTCGCCGGAACCGAGTTTCACGGCGTTTCCGAAAAATGCCCAGCCGCCGCTCGTGCCTCCGTCCGGATCCGACATGTTGTTGATCGTGACGCCCCCAGAGTTCTGCGAGAAATCCACTCCGCCATGCAGCCGACCGGTGGCCAGGTTGTTGACGACAATGCGTCCCGCTCCTCTACCCGCGAGAACAGCCGAACTCAAGGCGGTCTCTGTGGTTTGGCTCTCGGTTATGGTGATGCCAACTTTCCTACCGATATTGAGCGTTGTGGTCGTTTCGGCTGCTGCCGTCATATCGACGGCAAAGCCGTTACTTCCGAATCGTAAGGTCTCATCCGTTTCCCTTCCGCTAACACTATTGTTTAACGTGTTCTCGAAAAGATTAATAACCGCGTCACCGCCTGCATTGGTTCTGATCGCACTTCCGGTACCGCCATTGATCTGGCCCAATCGTCCGTCGTAAACATTGACCATGAGCAGCCCGCTCCCGGACTTCAGATCGATTGCTGCTATGCCGCGCGCGTTGTTCGCCGTAATTGCATTCCGAACATCAAAGGTAATACCACCTGCTCCAGCAGTTTCAGCAACAACTCCATACTCATCACCCGCTATCGGGTCAGCAGGATTTGACGAATTGGCATCGATACGGATGTCGCCACCGGCACTGCGTAACTCAATGGCAATATTGCCGGTCGTCGCATTGGTCGCACGGACAGCGCCGAGCGTCTCAATATCAACATCACCAGCTCCGGTTGACTGAGCCCGAATACCATGCGTTACCCCGGCTGCCGTTCCGGTGATTGCGCCTGTCACAATATTGATATTTCCGTCTTCGGCTAACATGTCGAGAATCGGCCCTGCTGTCCCGGTTCCGCCAGTGATGCCCCCCGCAGCCGAATTCCAGATCACTGAGGCATTACCCGTGCCGCTCAAGTTGATACCGTTATTGGTGATGGTGGTGACGCCGGCTGATGTTTTAGTTGCGCTCAAGTCCATGGCTGAGAAATACGTGATTCCATCGACGTAGGCTGCCTCATTGCATTCGACGATTGGTCCAGGTCCACACTCATCGGCGGCCAGTGCCGGAAATGGCAACATGCCGGCAAGACCAACCGCACCGATCAAGGCGGCAGCCTTAGCCTTATAGGCAATCTTTGTATGCTTCGAGCAGGTGCGCCCGTTATGCTTCGCTTTCATTGGCGTTCTCCCGTCTCAGAACCGCTTGGTGATGGACACGCCCACTAGGCGCGGGTCCAGCGTAAAGATGTTGGTTGTCAATCCCGTATCGTCGGAGTTGAGGAATGCGCCGGTGATCGGTGTCTCGTCGAAGAGGTTCTTGACGTAGGCTTCGATTCTCAGATCCCAGTCCGGCTTATCAACCCAGAGCGAAACGTTCGTATTGGCCCAGGCTCGGAGACGGTCGTACTTGGTGTTGTAGACCCGAGCGTAGGACTGATCCTGCCAGTACCAGTCCATACGTCCCGTTAGGTCCCACGCTGCCGGAAGGTGGAAGGTGTACTGCGTACCCAGAGACACGGTGAAGCGCGGTGCGTTTGGCAGTTCATGGCCACTCAGATCGGCAAAGAATCCAGCGCCGCCATTGGGCGCACCCGCTATCGGATCGTATCCAGTGAAGACGTCACCGATGATGTTCCCGCCCGCGCAGTACTTGGTCAGATCCAATGCCACCTGTAACGCATTGTTCTGACCAATTAGCCCGTCGGCCACCACGTCGGCAGGCGCAACGCAGTTGGAGCTCTGTGCGGCGTTCGGTTTCACAACGACCCAATCATTGAATGCAAGAGCGGCCTGGCCTTCCGGCGCAACTAAACCTGCCACATAGTTTTCACGCGCGATAGGAGCGGCATTGGGGTCGAACGCTGGATTGGGTAGGTTCGTGATGTAGAACTGCGATCCTCCCTGTGTTCTGTCCATCAAATCGATCGATTGCTCACCATGATCCAGCTGCGTGCGCAGATAGCCAACCGCCGCATTCGATACCCATTCCGGTGTCGGCGCCACTGTCACTTCGAGTTCGGCTCCCCAGATTGCTGCATTGAAATTCTCGTTTGCTGCCGTCCGATCGACGATTTTGGAAACCTGATAGTTCGTGTAGTCGTAGTAGAAAGCAGTGGCATTGAGGACGAGTCCCCCACCCAAAAGCGTGTTCTTGGTTCCGACCTCGAATGCATTGACATATTCCGCATCGAATGTTTTTGAAATGACAGCGCTTTGTGCCATCTCAATGAAATTTCCCGCTGGCGGCGCAATGGACGGCGGATTGGCACCACCGCCCTTGTAGCCTCGGGAGTAGGACGCGTAGATCATCGTCTCGTCCGTGAATGGAAGGATTGGAGACCAGTTGACGATGAATCGGCCCGTCGGCTCGCGCCACGTCTGAATGATGTCGGGATCCGTTGGATATCCGATGCCACCCGGGGCATTCCCGAGAATTCCGCAAAGGAGCGTCAGAGTAATGCACTGATCGGGTGTTGCGTTCGGCGTCGGAACGGAAGGGTTGTCGAAGAATGATGCCTCGCGGTAATCAGCCAGCAACGTCTGGCTTGGCGTCGGCGTGAACAC is from Flagellatimonas centrodinii and encodes:
- a CDS encoding autotransporter outer membrane beta-barrel domain-containing protein, translating into MKAKHNGRTCSKHTKIAYKAKAAALIGAVGLAGMLPFPALAADECGPGPIVECNEAAYVDGITYFSAMDLSATKTSAGVTTITNNGINLSGTGNASVIWNSAAGGITGGTGTAGPILDMLAEDGNINIVTGAITGTAAGVTHGIRAQSTGAGDVDIETLGAVRATNATTGNIAIELRSAGGDIRIDANSSNPADPIAGDEYGVVAETAGAGGITFDVRNAITANNARGIAAIDLKSGSGLLMVNVYDGRLGQINGGTGSAIRTNAGGDAVINLFENTLNNSVSGRETDETLRFGSNGFAVDMTAAAETTTTLNIGRKVGITITESQTTETALSSAVLAGRGAGRIVVNNLATGRLHGGVDFSQNSGGVTINNMSDPDGGTSGGWAFFGNAVKLGSGDDAINNEGLLLPTAGRSLLSGGLLTGYPEVFRQTTIAFGAGQDAFVNAGTIVIGDAGFRSNGGSIGLNYDGFGNVRPESVSKPVASELVMQDVETFNNSGLIVLGGWVFRDNNDGPRFFAADATGDSLCRQIFRGVGLAVPPPNGFPCLASPLINDTDLLINDVLSAPGAAFTGSGNSTFLLNAAFGFGLAQRNCQDRVGGEETFFRMPGADCVDFRGGSTEGSTQIVVRDALSGDQGVYNPHGIVIIDVAGGTSAPEHFTLSPESDSYRTTVGGRGVIDKGLFVFPLIYDESTQQHKLVGIPGASAFQLPLMTHAAQALGRQTMGVGLEGRVQGWQSALRSGSELRGGFWGELQQDEAERDVVQPITAVGETFAFNNDFDQDTSTMVLGGDFLIPTTGKAAWVIGGSIGYARSQLAFDTSGNNAELEGVVLGLHGGYQTESWYLNAAYGQSFLQVDHYVDTYNLSTTGSGADTKAGTEGLRFDTGFRLAMSDSFTIEPVATLAWVRADVDDLVIASPDNPLATSNTARFDNAVSLRGALGARIGFEMPLSSLRIHYGLTGRYWNEFDGETAIAIESIGPAASLADTFDGSFLDLAGRIGISDASGNVSGYIDARSTSGDDYSSLGLSAGFRYQW